The Mucilaginibacter yixingensis genome window below encodes:
- a CDS encoding AraC family transcriptional regulator gives MKPFLSQVVTRSDESYCVKQLFAEDYQEQWHHHPELELHYVIRGEGLRFIGDNISNFSDGEMVLLGAHLPHSWRFNTDMEGPPAQSIILQFGQNCMGPALNGLPEAYQLPVLFEKAKRGIVINGKAKAVLAGLMQRMLIADGLERIILLLSVLRTLTDDREQEAITLAENRIFSSEDADLNRLDQICQYTLSNFRRNISLKEVAASSNLNQTSFCRYFKLVTKKNYSSFLIQVRISQACRMLIDNRHTINVICYDCGFNNISNFYRHFKKVTGMTPSEYKQKYLTGYLRKVAS, from the coding sequence ATGAAACCTTTCCTGTCACAAGTAGTAACCCGCTCTGATGAGTCGTACTGCGTTAAGCAGCTTTTTGCTGAAGATTACCAGGAACAATGGCATCATCACCCCGAACTTGAATTGCACTATGTGATACGGGGCGAAGGCCTACGTTTTATTGGCGATAACATCAGCAATTTTAGCGATGGCGAAATGGTATTGCTCGGCGCTCACCTCCCCCACAGCTGGCGTTTTAACACTGATATGGAAGGCCCGCCCGCGCAATCCATCATTCTGCAGTTTGGGCAAAACTGCATGGGGCCGGCATTGAACGGTCTACCTGAGGCTTATCAGCTGCCTGTGTTGTTTGAAAAAGCAAAAAGGGGCATCGTTATTAATGGTAAAGCCAAAGCGGTGTTAGCAGGCCTGATGCAACGCATGCTAATTGCTGATGGTCTGGAGCGCATTATCCTGCTTCTGTCTGTACTAAGAACATTAACAGACGACAGGGAGCAAGAGGCCATTACGCTGGCAGAAAACCGCATTTTTTCATCAGAGGACGCGGATTTGAATCGCCTGGATCAGATTTGCCAGTACACGCTCAGCAATTTCAGACGCAATATTAGCCTGAAAGAGGTGGCGGCATCCAGCAACCTGAACCAAACTTCGTTCTGCAGGTACTTTAAGCTGGTTACTAAAAAGAATTATTCATCATTCCTGATACAGGTACGCATTAGCCAGGCTTGCCGTATGCTGATTGATAATCGGCACACCATCAACGTAATTTGTTACGATTGCGGCTTTAACAATATCTCCAATTTCTATCGTCACTTTAAAAAGGTAACGGGTATGACGCCTTCCGAGTATAAGCAGAAATACCTCACAGGTTACCTCCGCAAAGTGGCATCGTAA
- a CDS encoding RagB/SusD family nutrient uptake outer membrane protein, whose amino-acid sequence MKVIKNTQKTAVKSLVALCALALTMTGCRKNFITPDHASIDDQAMWSDPGAVNLFINGTYFNIMPDYPWEAAAYTVEYASDENTGSALDATVKKVLGVGGYLTSNDIKIIGTKYQNTTKGDNKYFEIARCNLGIYNVPNSPFDATTKKQYLGQFYMLRAMDYFDLVRMYGGVPLILKPQTPTDIDLSGRKSAKTCFNAIFADLDSAATNLNGVVWNAATDYGRLTQLAAVCYKGRAALTWASPQFNPTDDATHPFDATRWDFALKANEAAYNLCLAQGRALMNYSTLFLTEGTANTEAIIVKEYSNTLPKRYQGVEQRTRPAGTLTGGSPSDFYVASQKLMDAYTMADGTPITQAGSGYDADMYFVGRDPRFAQTIAYNGCPWKLSGITGRIQWSYPGEIEGAATKLYYCKRFSDPNLAASSVPAGTNDVGGNGLDWIEMRFAEVILNYAECLNETGNLSKAKDMVRQLRSFRGISQGTHDYGLDFAASKDQMRELIYNERMVEFAFEGKRGWDLRRTRRLHLLTGSFLTTTGEQLSATNTAAKKTQLEAYITGSTSVRNRDTLQVNKRSSYRYFFTHNLVAGDPKNPVSIPANQCYFYALPSTFLLSSPTLDQTLGWDNGTFDPLKD is encoded by the coding sequence ATGAAAGTAATTAAGAATACTCAAAAAACTGCCGTAAAAAGCCTTGTTGCACTTTGCGCGCTTGCGTTAACCATGACAGGCTGCAGGAAGAACTTTATTACGCCTGACCACGCATCGATTGATGACCAGGCAATGTGGTCTGACCCGGGTGCAGTAAACCTTTTTATTAACGGTACCTATTTCAATATTATGCCAGATTATCCGTGGGAGGCAGCTGCTTACACGGTTGAATACGCAAGTGATGAAAACACCGGTTCTGCGCTTGATGCAACGGTGAAAAAAGTGTTAGGCGTAGGGGGGTATCTTACCTCAAACGACATCAAGATCATCGGTACAAAATATCAGAACACAACAAAAGGCGATAACAAATATTTCGAAATCGCGCGTTGTAACCTGGGTATCTATAACGTACCTAATAGTCCGTTTGATGCAACTACTAAAAAGCAATACCTGGGCCAATTCTATATGCTCCGCGCGATGGATTATTTTGACCTGGTTAGAATGTATGGCGGTGTACCATTGATATTAAAACCACAAACACCAACAGACATAGATTTATCGGGCCGTAAAAGTGCAAAAACATGTTTCAACGCTATTTTTGCAGATCTAGACTCTGCTGCTACCAATCTTAACGGAGTAGTATGGAACGCCGCTACCGACTATGGAAGGCTAACCCAACTTGCGGCCGTATGTTATAAAGGCAGAGCAGCGTTAACTTGGGCCAGTCCGCAATTTAACCCAACAGATGATGCTACGCACCCGTTTGACGCAACCCGTTGGGATTTTGCATTAAAAGCAAACGAAGCTGCTTACAATCTTTGTTTAGCTCAGGGCCGTGCGTTGATGAACTATTCTACACTGTTTCTAACAGAAGGTACTGCTAACACAGAAGCCATTATTGTTAAAGAGTATTCAAATACATTGCCAAAACGTTATCAGGGTGTAGAGCAAAGAACCCGTCCAGCGGGTACGCTTACTGGTGGTAGCCCTTCTGATTTTTATGTAGCATCGCAAAAGCTGATGGATGCATATACAATGGCTGATGGTACTCCTATTACCCAGGCAGGTTCTGGCTATGATGCCGATATGTATTTCGTTGGCCGCGATCCACGATTCGCTCAAACTATTGCTTATAATGGTTGCCCTTGGAAACTGAGCGGTATTACCGGTAGGATACAATGGAGCTATCCGGGTGAGATTGAGGGCGCTGCAACCAAATTATACTACTGTAAACGTTTTTCAGACCCTAACCTGGCGGCATCTTCTGTACCAGCTGGTACCAATGACGTAGGTGGTAACGGTTTAGATTGGATTGAGATGCGTTTTGCCGAAGTGATTTTGAACTATGCCGAGTGTTTAAATGAAACCGGTAACCTTAGTAAAGCCAAAGATATGGTAAGACAGCTGAGATCTTTCCGCGGTATATCACAAGGTACTCATGACTACGGACTGGACTTTGCCGCCAGCAAAGACCAAATGCGCGAGTTGATTTATAATGAGCGTATGGTAGAGTTTGCATTTGAAGGAAAACGTGGCTGGGATTTAAGAAGAACCAGAAGATTGCATTTATTAACCGGTAGTTTCCTTACTACTACAGGCGAGCAACTTTCTGCAACCAATACAGCAGCTAAGAAAACGCAATTGGAAGCTTATATAACCGGTTCTACCAGCGTTCGTAACCGCGATACACTGCAGGTAAACAAAAGAAGCAGCTACCGCTATTTCTTTACACACAATCTTGTTGCCGGTGATCCTAAAAACCCTGTAAGTATCCCTGCTAACCAGTGTTATTTCTATGCTTTACCAAGTACTTTCTTATTGTCGTCACCAACGTTAGACCAGACTCTTGGTTGGGATAACGGTACTTTTGACCCTCTAAAAGACTAA
- a CDS encoding TonB-dependent receptor has protein sequence MRIKFLLKISGLCLLILACVSIAHAQVKKITGKVLEKSTGLAMPGVTITVKGKSTVTAANPDGTYSISADPTKDVLVFSFIGFKKQEVPIQGKMNISVSMEDDKSDLDEVVVVGYGAKRKSEVIGAVSTIKAEEIADVPAPDIAAALRNRIAGVGVSVQSGAPGATITLNIRGASISPNAGSGATAEPLYVIDGITSTSDQFEMLDPTMVEDITILKDASAAIYGASGSKGVVLVTTKKGKIGKPKLSYSGYYGVNDATRKPEMMDGYQLGLAYNQSLDQQGFANGNKYFTNSDLQYLKDHPVKSWFDEVWRASIQQKHSVTLSGGSDKMTFFIGGGVQNDGGNYIGTYYNRKFSFRSGLTMTFSDALKADVNFNVSYNKKYSDIDVTPGDQNFMTALITVPQWVPIQINGNPVYYLGGTNGTTTIKNPLAQINSGFYNLNQAYSYTLNTALTYTPKAVPGLALRFQIGQTGNWGGSEKYTAPYNSAVFKMTGSNALFYTDTITSYKAGIAQTDARLANSYSKGTSYQANITLNYARSFGKHSVSALVGGEQSASNSDGQSVMWQNQLVANQTDYWAFDQTQFTNQGRTKAEAIKQSFFGRVSYDYQKKYLIDAVGRFDASSNFATGHAWGFFPNVGVAWNISEEPFFKNSKVLSFVSYLKLKSNVGLTGDDRTLARLWQAKYNVDLVNTGYLFGSGNASQGTLNPSQIPNPDITWQKKRTVDVGLESSFFNNRLTFGFDYFHDYIYDEFDKNIDQSFPMYAGFVAPTINHEEHHTYGTEFSIGYNDRITKDLRFNTSVNFGFSSTYISQVYLAAAKLWSNTNGDWQYALGTNQKVWNSGNIGLISQGMLKTQADVDRLLKQYPNYTIYGATPEAGFLYYKDENGDGKIDDSDMIPMFSKGTDPIINLGLNFGFDYKGFQLRTNMVANIGGKVFYDSKALAKPTQYQNVPKFWDNRWSPTNPDGLFPRIDDPGAGKTSTFWARDATMIRINNMSLSYGLPATLLQRTGFSSLRIVLSGYNLWTLVNPLGYKDPYSSYIYDYPTIRTVSVGLNFGL, from the coding sequence ATGAGAATTAAATTTTTACTCAAAATCTCGGGGCTTTGCCTGCTGATTCTCGCCTGTGTGTCAATCGCTCACGCGCAGGTAAAGAAGATCACTGGTAAAGTGCTCGAAAAAAGTACCGGATTGGCAATGCCGGGTGTAACTATAACCGTTAAGGGCAAGTCTACAGTAACTGCAGCTAACCCTGATGGTACTTACAGCATCTCTGCCGATCCAACCAAAGACGTGCTTGTTTTCTCCTTCATAGGTTTTAAGAAACAAGAAGTGCCTATTCAGGGCAAAATGAATATCTCGGTTTCTATGGAAGACGATAAGTCTGACCTTGACGAGGTGGTTGTAGTGGGTTATGGCGCTAAAAGAAAATCAGAGGTGATTGGCGCCGTGTCAACTATTAAAGCAGAAGAAATTGCCGATGTGCCTGCACCAGATATTGCTGCTGCGTTACGTAACCGTATTGCAGGTGTAGGAGTAAGTGTACAATCAGGCGCTCCGGGTGCCACCATTACGCTAAATATTCGTGGTGCAAGTATATCGCCTAACGCCGGCTCCGGTGCTACTGCAGAGCCATTGTATGTAATTGACGGTATTACTTCAACATCAGATCAGTTTGAAATGCTTGATCCTACGATGGTTGAAGATATTACCATTTTGAAAGATGCTTCGGCTGCTATTTATGGTGCCAGCGGCTCTAAAGGTGTGGTATTGGTTACTACTAAAAAAGGTAAAATTGGTAAACCCAAGTTAAGCTACTCTGGATACTATGGTGTAAACGATGCTACCAGAAAACCTGAAATGATGGATGGTTATCAACTAGGTTTAGCTTATAACCAAAGTTTAGATCAGCAGGGTTTTGCTAACGGTAACAAGTACTTTACTAATAGTGATTTGCAGTACCTGAAAGATCACCCTGTTAAAAGCTGGTTTGATGAAGTTTGGAGAGCGTCTATCCAACAAAAACACAGTGTAACGTTGAGCGGCGGTAGCGATAAGATGACTTTCTTTATTGGCGGCGGTGTTCAAAATGATGGTGGTAACTATATAGGCACTTACTATAACAGGAAATTTAGTTTCCGTAGTGGTTTGACCATGACTTTCTCTGACGCGTTGAAAGCAGACGTTAACTTTAACGTAAGCTACAACAAGAAATACTCAGACATTGATGTTACTCCCGGCGATCAGAACTTCATGACAGCGCTGATTACCGTACCGCAATGGGTACCTATCCAAATTAACGGCAACCCGGTATATTACTTAGGCGGTACTAATGGTACAACAACCATAAAAAACCCCCTGGCACAAATAAATTCTGGTTTTTACAACCTGAACCAGGCTTATAGCTATACACTTAATACTGCCCTTACCTACACCCCTAAAGCAGTACCGGGTTTAGCTCTGCGTTTCCAAATTGGCCAAACCGGTAACTGGGGCGGTTCTGAGAAATATACAGCCCCATATAATTCGGCTGTATTTAAAATGACTGGTAGTAACGCGTTGTTTTATACCGATACTATTACCAGCTATAAGGCCGGTATTGCACAAACAGATGCAAGATTGGCTAACTCTTACAGTAAAGGTACAAGCTATCAGGCTAACATTACACTTAACTATGCCAGATCATTTGGCAAGCACAGTGTAAGCGCATTAGTAGGTGGCGAGCAATCTGCCAGCAATAGCGATGGCCAGAGCGTTATGTGGCAAAATCAATTGGTTGCCAACCAAACAGATTACTGGGCGTTTGATCAAACACAGTTTACTAATCAGGGCAGAACCAAGGCTGAGGCTATTAAACAATCATTCTTCGGTCGTGTAAGCTATGATTATCAGAAGAAATATCTGATTGACGCTGTGGGCCGTTTTGATGCTTCGTCTAACTTTGCTACCGGTCATGCCTGGGGCTTTTTCCCTAACGTGGGTGTAGCGTGGAATATCTCTGAAGAGCCATTCTTTAAAAATTCAAAAGTTTTAAGCTTTGTTAGCTACCTGAAACTGAAATCAAACGTAGGTTTAACAGGTGACGACCGTACACTGGCTCGTTTGTGGCAGGCTAAATACAACGTGGATTTAGTGAACACCGGCTATCTTTTCGGTTCAGGAAATGCATCACAAGGTACGCTTAACCCTTCTCAGATACCTAACCCTGACATTACCTGGCAAAAGAAACGCACTGTTGACGTTGGTTTAGAGTCGTCATTCTTTAACAACAGATTAACTTTTGGGTTTGACTATTTTCATGATTACATCTATGATGAGTTTGATAAAAACATAGATCAATCTTTCCCAATGTATGCTGGTTTTGTGGCGCCTACTATTAACCACGAGGAGCACCATACCTACGGTACAGAGTTTAGTATTGGTTATAATGACAGAATTACTAAAGACCTGCGTTTTAACACCAGCGTAAACTTTGGTTTCAGTTCCACTTATATTAGTCAGGTATATCTGGCTGCTGCCAAATTATGGTCAAACACCAATGGCGACTGGCAGTATGCCCTGGGTACAAATCAAAAAGTTTGGAACAGCGGCAATATCGGTCTTATCTCTCAAGGCATGCTGAAAACACAAGCCGATGTAGACAGACTATTAAAACAATACCCTAACTACACCATTTATGGTGCTACTCCGGAGGCCGGTTTCTTGTACTATAAAGACGAGAACGGCGACGGCAAGATTGATGATAGCGATATGATTCCGATGTTCTCAAAAGGAACAGATCCAATCATAAACCTGGGCCTTAATTTTGGCTTTGATTATAAAGGTTTCCAGCTCAGAACCAATATGGTTGCAAATATTGGTGGTAAAGTATTCTATGATTCAAAAGCGCTTGCCAAACCAACTCAATACCAAAACGTGCCTAAATTCTGGGATAATCGTTGGAGCCCTACAAATCCTGATGGCCTGTTCCCAAGGATTGATGACCCAGGGGCAGGAAAAACCTCTACTTTCTGGGCGCGTGATGCTACAATGATCCGTATTAACAACATGTCTTTATCTTACGGATTACCAGCTACACTTTTACAGCGCACTGGTTTCTCAAGTCTGAGAATAGTGCTTTCAGGATATAACCTGTGGACCCTGGTTAATCCGCTGGGCTACAAAGATCCATATAGCTCATATATATATGATTACCCAACTATCAGAACCGTTTCTGTTGGTTTAAACTTTGGATTATAA
- a CDS encoding tartrate-resistant acid phosphatase type 5 family protein: MNRREFVKNTAITALAGSMIAPIEALAEPAVTHLESADLSAITGQPNGYPLNFLAIGDWGRNGEYNQAELAVQMGDWAKNHPTDFIISAGDNIYPKGVVSEMDPAWHYSFEDVFKAHSLQVDWFAILGNHDYYCDPDAQVRYSKVSRRWNMPARYYKKEVSLGNNNGKVLFLMIDTQPIIYNIDSQHPTQQLEWIDKTLQEASADVKWKIVVGHHPAYTAGPRINNYDTLSIRKALAPILVKNKVDLYLSGHDHSLQHLKPNDFVHQFISGAGSELTQVSTGVPDSRFEKSENGYMYFSVNSNEIAVKAISYKGEMLYETSLKKA, encoded by the coding sequence ATGAACCGCAGAGAATTTGTTAAGAATACGGCCATCACCGCGCTGGCCGGCTCTATGATTGCTCCTATTGAAGCGCTGGCCGAACCAGCCGTAACTCACCTGGAAAGCGCCGATCTATCGGCCATAACCGGCCAGCCAAACGGATATCCATTAAATTTTTTAGCTATTGGCGACTGGGGCCGCAATGGCGAGTATAACCAGGCAGAACTGGCCGTACAAATGGGAGACTGGGCTAAAAATCATCCTACTGATTTTATCATCTCTGCAGGCGATAACATATATCCAAAAGGCGTGGTAAGCGAAATGGACCCGGCCTGGCATTACTCTTTCGAGGATGTTTTTAAGGCTCACTCGCTGCAGGTTGACTGGTTTGCCATACTGGGCAATCATGATTATTACTGCGACCCGGATGCGCAGGTACGCTATAGCAAAGTGAGCCGCCGCTGGAATATGCCCGCTCGTTATTATAAAAAAGAGGTATCGCTGGGCAATAACAACGGTAAGGTATTATTTCTGATGATTGATACGCAACCTATTATCTACAACATTGACAGCCAGCATCCGACACAACAACTAGAATGGATTGATAAAACCTTGCAAGAGGCTTCTGCCGATGTTAAATGGAAGATTGTTGTTGGCCACCACCCTGCTTACACTGCCGGGCCACGTATTAATAACTACGATACCTTATCCATTCGCAAGGCATTGGCGCCAATTCTTGTAAAAAACAAAGTAGATCTGTACTTGTCTGGTCACGATCACTCGTTACAGCATCTAAAACCTAATGATTTTGTACATCAGTTTATCTCGGGTGCAGGCTCTGAGTTAACACAGGTAAGCACAGGCGTGCCTGACAGCCGTTTTGAAAAGTCTGAAAATGGATATATGTATTTCTCCGTCAACAGTAATGAGATTGCCGTAAAAGCAATTAGCTATAAAGGAGAAATGTTGTATGAAACAAGCCTCAAGAAGGCTTGA
- a CDS encoding SDR family oxidoreductase, which translates to MRVYVTGASGFVGSAIVKELLSAGHEVVGLVRSDEAAAKLAATGATVYRGNLDDVESVKQGVIGCDAVIHTAFNHNFANFKENCESDRRIIEALGSALAGSDRPLVITSGIGLLNGKSGVVTENDLPAVSSNVMPRVASEEATRAVAAKGVKAYIVRLPPTVHGAGDHGFVPMIIGMAKEKGESAYIDEGKNLWPAVHRFDAAVLYRLIIEQQPKQQVFHAVAEQGISFKQIAEKIGEGLHLPVVSKTGDDVAAHFTWFSHFAAMDCKASAVLTSKALGWEPNQADLLVDMVEGGYFD; encoded by the coding sequence ATGCGTGTATATGTTACAGGAGCCTCTGGTTTTGTAGGCTCTGCCATTGTAAAAGAATTATTGTCGGCCGGTCATGAGGTGGTTGGCCTTGTCCGTTCTGATGAAGCTGCCGCTAAGCTGGCCGCTACCGGTGCCACCGTTTATCGGGGTAACCTGGACGATGTAGAAAGTGTTAAACAAGGTGTCATCGGTTGTGACGCCGTGATCCATACCGCCTTCAATCATAATTTTGCCAATTTTAAAGAGAATTGCGAAAGCGACCGACGGATTATCGAGGCGCTGGGTTCGGCATTAGCAGGTTCAGACCGGCCGTTGGTAATTACCTCCGGTATTGGTTTGCTGAACGGTAAAAGCGGGGTAGTTACTGAAAATGATCTGCCTGCGGTTAGTTCTAACGTAATGCCGCGTGTGGCATCTGAAGAGGCAACCCGGGCCGTGGCAGCCAAAGGTGTTAAGGCTTATATTGTGCGTTTGCCACCTACTGTTCATGGTGCAGGAGATCATGGTTTTGTGCCGATGATTATTGGTATGGCCAAAGAGAAAGGCGAGTCGGCCTATATTGATGAAGGCAAAAACCTCTGGCCTGCGGTACACCGTTTTGATGCAGCGGTGTTGTATCGCCTCATTATTGAGCAGCAACCCAAACAGCAGGTGTTTCACGCAGTGGCCGAACAAGGTATCTCATTTAAACAAATTGCCGAAAAGATAGGCGAGGGCCTGCATTTGCCGGTGGTAAGTAAAACGGGGGACGACGTTGCAGCGCATTTCACCTGGTTCAGTCATTTTGCAGCTATGGATTGCAAGGCCTCGGCAGTGTTAACTAGTAAGGCGCTGGGTTGGGAGCCAAACCAGGCTGATTTGTTGGTTGATATGGTTGAGGGTGGTTATTTTGATTAA
- a CDS encoding alpha-L-arabinofuranosidase C-terminal domain-containing protein: MNQINRLLKRAALLAVAFGSLQVHGQSPVKITVAANQPGARISPHMWGIFFEDINFAADGGLYAELVKNRSFEFPMPMMGWKQTRLDGADASLLVVNRSNADGNNPRYATVTLNNDKGRFVLTNEGFRGVGVEKDHAYNFSIMAHAVSGDVNISAEVVDEKGSPVGHTEPVKVAGDWKTYQVKFACSQTVDKGKLNVVFTGKGSIDIDMVSLFPEDTWKHRPGGLRADLAQKLADLHPGFMRFPGGCIVEGRELLNRYQWKKTIGNVAERQLIMNRWNVEFSYRNAPDYFQSFGLGFFEYFQLCEDIGASPLPILNCGMACQFNSAEVASVNQIDPYIQDALDLIEFANGATTTKWGALRAKLGHPQPFNLKMIGVGNEQWGEQYVERYKLFAAALKKAHPEVKLVTSSGPDPDGDRFNYLTQTMRTEKAGFIDEHYYRPPEWFLKNASRYDNYERGDTKIFAGEYACHIPDASQKDTRPESHNTIWAAVCEAALMTGLERNADVVQMASYAPLFARTDAWQWRPDLIWFDNLHSVATPNYYVQQLFATNRGTAVLPTHTDGKSLAGQDSIYSSATLDADNHRLIIKLVNASASVKTVSVNVLGNTTGKKAEWIQLSGTDKLAFNSIDHPDVIKPSSRTIAWTRDNNLKLDGVSVNVIVVPL, encoded by the coding sequence ATGAACCAAATTAACCGCCTTTTAAAGCGCGCGGCATTGCTGGCTGTGGCTTTTGGCAGCTTGCAGGTGCATGGGCAATCGCCGGTAAAAATTACGGTGGCCGCTAACCAACCTGGAGCGCGCATTTCTCCTCACATGTGGGGCATTTTCTTCGAAGATATCAACTTTGCCGCCGACGGCGGTCTGTATGCCGAACTGGTCAAAAATCGCTCGTTTGAGTTTCCGATGCCGATGATGGGCTGGAAACAAACCCGTTTAGACGGTGCCGACGCCAGCTTGCTGGTGGTAAACCGAAGCAATGCCGATGGTAATAACCCGCGTTATGCTACCGTGACTTTGAATAATGATAAAGGGCGGTTTGTATTGACCAATGAAGGTTTCAGAGGCGTAGGGGTAGAGAAAGATCATGCCTATAACTTTTCTATAATGGCCCATGCTGTTTCTGGCGATGTGAACATCAGTGCAGAAGTGGTTGACGAAAAGGGCTCACCGGTAGGACATACTGAACCCGTTAAGGTGGCTGGCGACTGGAAAACTTACCAGGTTAAATTTGCCTGTTCACAAACGGTAGATAAAGGGAAACTGAACGTTGTATTTACCGGCAAGGGCAGCATCGATATTGATATGGTATCGTTATTTCCTGAAGATACCTGGAAACATCGCCCGGGCGGCTTACGCGCAGACCTGGCCCAGAAACTGGCTGACCTGCATCCCGGTTTTATGCGTTTCCCCGGTGGCTGTATTGTGGAAGGGCGTGAACTGCTGAATCGTTATCAGTGGAAAAAAACCATTGGTAATGTAGCCGAACGTCAACTGATTATGAACCGCTGGAACGTAGAATTTAGCTATCGCAACGCGCCTGATTATTTTCAATCATTCGGCCTTGGCTTTTTTGAGTATTTCCAGTTGTGCGAAGATATTGGTGCGTCGCCGCTGCCTATACTTAATTGCGGTATGGCCTGCCAGTTTAATAGTGCCGAGGTTGCATCGGTTAATCAAATTGATCCGTACATACAGGATGCGTTGGATTTGATTGAGTTTGCCAATGGTGCAACTACCACAAAATGGGGCGCGTTGCGCGCAAAACTCGGTCACCCGCAACCGTTTAATCTGAAAATGATTGGCGTAGGTAATGAGCAATGGGGCGAGCAATATGTAGAGCGTTACAAACTGTTTGCAGCTGCGCTAAAGAAAGCGCATCCGGAAGTAAAGCTGGTGACCAGCTCTGGTCCTGATCCGGATGGCGATCGTTTTAACTACCTTACTCAAACCATGCGTACCGAAAAAGCAGGATTTATTGACGAACACTACTACCGTCCGCCGGAGTGGTTCCTAAAAAATGCCAGCAGATACGATAACTACGAGCGCGGCGATACCAAAATATTTGCCGGTGAATATGCTTGTCATATCCCTGATGCGTCGCAGAAAGATACCCGTCCCGAAAGTCATAATACCATCTGGGCCGCCGTTTGCGAAGCTGCGCTGATGACTGGCCTGGAACGTAACGCAGATGTGGTACAAATGGCATCTTACGCGCCGCTATTTGCCCGTACAGACGCCTGGCAATGGCGCCCAGACCTGATTTGGTTTGATAACCTGCACTCGGTGGCTACGCCTAACTATTACGTGCAGCAATTATTTGCAACCAACAGAGGCACGGCAGTATTGCCAACACACACTGATGGTAAGTCATTGGCTGGCCAGGATAGCATATACAGCAGCGCTACGCTTGACGCTGATAATCATCGCCTGATTATTAAGCTGGTCAATGCCTCGGCGTCGGTTAAAACCGTATCGGTAAATGTGCTAGGCAATACAACCGGCAAAAAAGCAGAATGGATTCAGCTTTCAGGAACCGATAAGCTGGCTTTTAATAGCATCGATCATCCGGATGTGATTAAGCCGTCAAGCCGCACTATTGCGTGGACAAGGGATAATAACTTGAAGCTGGATGGCGTATCTGTTAATGTGATTGTGGTGCCGTTGTAA